From Calothrix sp. PCC 6303, a single genomic window includes:
- the dnaB gene encoding replicative DNA helicase, translated as MSEQLNFQASNIDKLPPQNIEAEEAILGGILLDPEAISRVSDRLITEALYISAHRDIYQAMLRLNGQGKPTDLLSVTSWLTDHDLLTRVGGRNKLASLVERTVSAINIDALAQLVMDKYMRRQLIKAGNEIVHLGYETETELPQVLDKAEQKIFGISQERSQSGLVHIADSLMSNFKDIEERNQGVALPGISCGFYDLDAMINGGFQRSDLIIIAGRPAMGKCVAFDTEILLSDGSISTIEEIYHHRQGKLLTLGDDWKFHVTQPSVYVDDREKPVFRVTTGLGKYVETTITHPYLTINGWRKLSELKVGDKIAIPRKLDVFGTETMRDSEIKILAYLIGDGCLTGTSPQFTNSNPLLQEDFSQAVNSFVGLKVRLETSNGKRTPTLYVTKNSDFFAAQRINFAECLKIAIKSQNISDRKLSQILKVSPASVFNWQTGICLPSKENFKLLSETLQILPEKLACFGINTTIDNGNSLTLWLQELGIWGKDAHAKTIPERIFKLTRSQIALFINRLFATDGWASILKTGQVQLGYCTVSEKLSRQVQHLLLRFGIIATLKKRSIKYKDTRRQAWQIDITDANSIKTFISEIRIFGKEKAINQIESTLEGRIFQTNYDTIPTEIWDTIAVAKGNEPWSTLAKRAGIKGYTNIHVGKRTLSRERLWILATALENLPLQQLADSDIYWDKIVSIESMGFKQVYDLTIPVTHNFIANDICVHNTSFAMNIAHYIAGSSRMPVAIFSLEMSKEQLALRMLSGEARIESSYLRSGRISQNQWEDLTRGISSLQQMPIFIDDTPNITITEMRSQARRLQAEQGTDLGLILIDYLQLMEGGSDNRVQELSKITRQIKGLARELHVPVIALSQLSRGVESRTNKRPMLSDLRESGSIEQDADLVMMLYRDEYYAPDTPERGIAEIMIAKHRHGATGTVKLLFDPQFTQFKNLARTGGY; from the coding sequence ATGTCTGAGCAGCTAAATTTCCAAGCTAGTAATATAGATAAACTACCACCCCAAAATATCGAGGCTGAAGAGGCAATTTTAGGGGGGATATTGCTTGATCCAGAGGCGATTAGCCGAGTAAGCGATCGCTTAATCACCGAAGCCCTATATATTAGCGCCCATCGTGATATTTATCAAGCGATGCTGCGCTTGAATGGACAGGGTAAACCCACCGATTTGCTGTCGGTGACAAGTTGGTTAACTGATCACGATTTATTAACCCGTGTGGGAGGAAGAAATAAATTAGCCTCCTTGGTGGAACGCACAGTATCCGCAATTAACATCGACGCTTTAGCGCAGTTGGTGATGGATAAATATATGCGTCGTCAATTAATTAAAGCGGGGAATGAAATTGTCCACTTAGGATACGAAACAGAAACCGAATTACCCCAAGTTTTGGACAAAGCCGAACAGAAAATCTTCGGAATTTCCCAAGAGCGATCGCAATCAGGTTTAGTGCATATCGCTGACTCATTAATGAGTAATTTTAAAGATATTGAAGAACGAAATCAAGGAGTTGCTTTACCGGGGATTTCCTGCGGTTTCTATGATTTGGATGCCATGATTAACGGTGGTTTTCAACGCTCTGATTTAATCATTATTGCTGGTCGTCCGGCAATGGGTAAATGTGTGGCATTTGACACAGAAATCTTACTTTCAGATGGTTCTATTTCCACAATTGAAGAAATATATCATCATCGTCAAGGGAAATTATTAACATTAGGAGATGATTGGAAATTTCATGTTACCCAACCTTCAGTATATGTCGATGATAGAGAAAAGCCAGTATTTCGAGTAACTACAGGCTTAGGAAAATATGTCGAAACAACCATAACTCATCCATATTTAACTATTAATGGATGGCGCAAACTTTCAGAGTTGAAAGTAGGTGATAAAATTGCTATACCGCGTAAATTAGATGTGTTTGGCACGGAAACCATGCGCGATAGTGAAATCAAAATCCTTGCTTATTTAATTGGTGACGGTTGTTTAACAGGTACTAGCCCTCAATTTACAAATAGCAACCCTTTACTGCAAGAAGACTTTTCTCAAGCTGTCAATAGTTTTGTCGGATTGAAGGTGAGGTTAGAAACATCCAATGGTAAGCGAACACCTACATTATACGTCACCAAAAATTCCGATTTTTTTGCTGCTCAAAGGATAAATTTTGCTGAATGCCTAAAAATAGCAATCAAATCGCAAAATATCTCAGATAGAAAGTTGAGTCAAATACTAAAAGTAAGTCCAGCTTCAGTTTTTAACTGGCAAACAGGAATATGTTTGCCAAGTAAAGAAAACTTTAAGTTACTATCTGAAACACTGCAAATTTTACCAGAAAAGTTAGCTTGTTTTGGAATAAATACGACTATTGACAATGGTAATTCTTTAACACTTTGGCTACAAGAATTAGGTATTTGGGGTAAAGATGCTCATGCCAAAACTATTCCAGAGAGAATATTCAAATTAACGCGATCGCAAATAGCTTTATTTATAAATAGGTTATTTGCCACAGATGGATGGGCATCAATTTTAAAAACAGGTCAGGTACAATTAGGATATTGTACGGTTAGCGAAAAACTATCTCGTCAAGTTCAACACTTACTATTAAGATTTGGTATTATTGCCACCCTTAAAAAGAGATCTATCAAATATAAAGATACTCGTAGACAGGCTTGGCAAATAGATATTACCGATGCTAATTCCATTAAAACCTTTATTTCTGAAATTAGGATATTCGGCAAAGAAAAAGCGATTAATCAAATTGAATCTACTTTAGAAGGAAGAATATTTCAAACCAATTATGATACAATCCCCACCGAAATTTGGGATACAATTGCAGTAGCAAAAGGAAATGAACCTTGGTCTACCTTAGCCAAACGCGCAGGTATTAAAGGCTATACAAATATCCATGTTGGCAAACGCACATTATCGCGGGAAAGACTTTGGATTTTGGCAACAGCTTTAGAAAATTTGCCACTTCAGCAGTTAGCTGATAGCGACATCTACTGGGATAAAATAGTTTCCATTGAATCAATGGGTTTTAAACAAGTTTATGATTTAACTATCCCAGTTACCCACAATTTTATTGCAAATGATATTTGCGTTCATAATACTAGTTTTGCGATGAATATTGCTCACTATATTGCTGGTTCTTCACGAATGCCAGTAGCGATATTTAGTTTAGAAATGTCGAAGGAACAATTAGCATTAAGAATGCTATCAGGTGAAGCAAGAATTGAAAGTAGTTACCTTCGCAGCGGTAGAATTAGTCAGAATCAGTGGGAAGATTTAACTAGGGGCATTAGTTCACTTCAGCAAATGCCCATTTTTATCGATGATACTCCCAATATCACGATTACAGAAATGCGAAGTCAAGCCAGACGTTTGCAAGCAGAACAAGGTACTGATTTGGGTTTAATCTTAATTGATTATTTGCAATTAATGGAAGGTGGTAGTGATAATCGCGTCCAAGAGTTATCGAAAATAACACGTCAAATTAAAGGTTTAGCTAGGGAATTACATGTCCCAGTAATTGCCCTTTCCCAGCTAAGTCGAGGGGTTGAATCTCGTACTAATAAACGTCCAATGCTATCAGATTTGAGAGAATCGGGCAGTATTGAACAAGATGCGGATTTAGTGATGATGCTATATCGAGATGAATATTATGCACCTGATACTCCAGAAAGGGGAATAGCTGAAATCATGATTGCTAAACACCGTCACGGTGCAACTGGTACAGTTAAGCTATTATTTGATCCACAATTTACCCAGTTTAAAAATTTAGCTAGAACTGGTGGATATTAG
- a CDS encoding phosphoribulokinase → MNRPIILGIVGDSAAGKTTLTKGIAQILGVENVTTICTDDYHRYDRQQRAEIGITALHPDCNHLDIMQQHLSLLRMGQAILKPIYSHKTGCFEAPQYIKPAKFVIVEGLLGYSTRAARDCYDVKVYLAPPEPLRASWKIKRDTQKRGYTEEQVRQELAKRESDSDLYIRPQRQWSDIVVSFYPPSDDAEQTKDHLNVRLVLRPTIPHPDFTEVLAAGNGNLRSAIRLELDRDMGKPVDVLEVDGHATLEQVNRLEQIICSDMPYLKSVCDRESNPELGKISGTTGEVLQSYPLALTQLLITYHMLKATQMHQ, encoded by the coding sequence ATGAATCGTCCAATCATACTTGGCATTGTGGGAGATAGTGCAGCGGGTAAGACTACTTTAACAAAGGGTATTGCTCAGATACTTGGTGTGGAGAACGTGACGACGATTTGTACTGATGATTATCATCGGTATGATCGTCAGCAACGTGCAGAAATTGGAATTACGGCACTACACCCTGACTGCAATCATTTGGATATTATGCAGCAGCATTTATCTTTACTGCGGATGGGGCAAGCTATTCTCAAACCAATTTATAGCCATAAAACAGGGTGCTTTGAAGCCCCTCAATATATTAAGCCAGCGAAATTTGTCATTGTTGAGGGGTTATTGGGCTATTCGACCCGCGCTGCTAGGGATTGTTATGATGTCAAGGTGTACTTGGCACCGCCAGAACCTCTACGTGCAAGTTGGAAAATTAAGCGAGATACTCAAAAACGCGGTTATACAGAAGAACAGGTGCGTCAGGAATTAGCAAAGCGCGAATCTGATTCTGATTTGTATATTCGTCCCCAACGTCAATGGTCTGATATTGTTGTTAGTTTTTATCCCCCTAGCGACGATGCAGAACAAACAAAGGATCATTTAAATGTGCGTTTGGTTTTGCGTCCGACAATTCCCCATCCTGATTTTACTGAGGTTTTAGCGGCTGGAAATGGAAATTTGCGCTCCGCGATTCGCTTAGAATTGGATCGGGATATGGGTAAACCAGTAGATGTATTAGAAGTTGATGGTCATGCTACCTTAGAGCAGGTGAATCGCTTAGAACAAATAATTTGTTCGGATATGCCTTACTTGAAGAGTGTATGCGATCGCGAAAGTAATCCAGAGCTAGGTAAAATATCTGGGACTACCGGAGAAGTTTTACAAAGTTACCCCCTAGCGTTGACGCAGCTGCTAATTACCTACCACATGTTGAAAGCAACACAAATGCATCAATAG
- the asnS gene encoding asparagine--tRNA ligase has protein sequence MIEKRIAEILRSAQPDESVTVKGWVRTKRELKGFSFIEVNDGSSMASLQVVINEDVPDYQELIKKANTGASVEFDGVIVASQGKGQRIEVKAKSILVYGEADPETYPLQKKRHSFEFLRTIGHLRSRTNSFGAVFRVRNACATAIHEFFQQRGFMWVHTPIITGSDCEGAGEMFHVTNFDLNKIPRTKDNAIDYSQDFFAKPTYLTVSGQLEAEVMAMAFSNVYTFGPTFRAENSNTSRHLAEFWMVEPEMAFCDLKEDMDLAEAFLKYIFNYVMEKCPEDMEFFNQRIDNTVLATAENIINNQFERITYTEAVKLLEKADVEFEYPVSWGTDLQSEHERYLCEQLFKKPTIITNYPAQIKAFYMRLDEDEKTVSAMDIVAPKIGEIIGGSQREERLDVLQKRILAQGMKEEELSWYLDLRRFGTVPHAGFGLGFERVVQFMTGMGNIRDVIPFPRTPQSADF, from the coding sequence ATGATTGAAAAACGCATTGCTGAAATATTACGTAGCGCACAACCAGATGAGTCTGTCACCGTTAAAGGTTGGGTACGCACAAAACGGGAACTAAAAGGATTTTCCTTCATTGAAGTTAATGATGGCTCCTCCATGGCTAGTTTGCAAGTAGTGATCAATGAGGATGTACCCGATTACCAAGAACTCATTAAAAAAGCCAATACAGGTGCTTCTGTAGAATTTGATGGGGTAATTGTAGCATCCCAAGGAAAGGGGCAGCGTATCGAGGTTAAAGCTAAATCAATATTAGTATACGGCGAAGCAGACCCCGAAACATATCCTTTGCAAAAAAAACGCCATTCCTTCGAGTTTCTGCGGACTATTGGACACTTGCGATCGCGTACCAATTCTTTTGGGGCAGTTTTCCGGGTTCGTAACGCTTGTGCAACTGCAATTCACGAATTTTTCCAACAACGGGGCTTTATGTGGGTACATACTCCCATCATCACCGGAAGTGACTGCGAAGGTGCTGGGGAGATGTTCCATGTCACCAACTTTGATTTAAACAAGATTCCCCGCACCAAAGATAATGCCATAGACTACAGCCAAGATTTTTTTGCTAAACCTACCTATCTCACAGTTAGTGGACAACTGGAAGCCGAAGTTATGGCAATGGCTTTTAGTAATGTTTACACATTTGGTCCTACCTTCCGCGCCGAAAATTCCAACACTTCCCGACACCTCGCTGAATTTTGGATGGTGGAACCGGAAATGGCATTCTGTGACTTGAAAGAAGATATGGATTTAGCTGAGGCATTTCTCAAATATATCTTTAATTATGTGATGGAAAAATGCCCAGAAGATATGGAATTTTTCAACCAACGTATAGATAATACTGTATTAGCAACTGCCGAAAATATTATTAATAATCAGTTTGAGCGGATTACCTATACAGAAGCAGTCAAATTACTAGAAAAAGCTGACGTAGAATTTGAATATCCTGTAAGTTGGGGAACAGATTTGCAATCAGAACATGAACGATATTTGTGTGAACAACTATTTAAAAAGCCGACAATTATTACTAATTATCCAGCCCAAATCAAAGCCTTTTATATGCGCTTAGACGAAGATGAGAAAACAGTCTCAGCAATGGATATTGTTGCTCCCAAAATTGGCGAAATTATTGGTGGTTCTCAACGGGAAGAACGTTTAGATGTTCTCCAAAAAAGAATCTTAGCACAAGGAATGAAAGAGGAAGAGCTATCGTGGTATCTGGATTTGCGGAGATTTGGTACAGTTCCCCATGCTGGCTTTGGTTTAGGCTTTGAACGGGTGGTGCAATTTATGACAGGGATGGGAAATATTCGTGATGTAATTCCATTTCCTAGAACACCACAAAGCGCCGATTTTTAA
- a CDS encoding rhodanese-related sulfurtransferase: protein MTLVVASFYKFIQLPDFTQMRHPLLTFCQEQDIKGTILLAPEGINGTVAASSDRIQDLLAFLRADSRLKDLEYKESTTDKAPFERLKIKLKKEIVTLGLPEINPGERTGIYVTPQDWNQIISDPEVTVIDTRNHYEVNIGTFKGAINPNTEAFSDFPDYVHQQLDPVKHRKVAMFCTGGIRCEKASAYMLSQGFSEVYHLQGGILKYLEDVPPAESMWEGECFVFDERVAVQHDLQRGTYDTCIGCGHPVNEEDKLSPHYEEGISCPYCYKNLTADKRTRLENKKRQA from the coding sequence ATGACTCTGGTGGTTGCTAGCTTCTATAAATTTATTCAACTTCCAGATTTTACGCAGATGCGTCACCCATTATTAACATTTTGTCAAGAGCAAGATATCAAAGGAACGATATTATTGGCACCAGAGGGGATTAATGGTACTGTTGCGGCTTCAAGCGATCGCATTCAAGATCTATTGGCTTTTTTACGTGCGGATTCTCGCCTCAAAGACTTAGAATATAAGGAATCTACCACTGACAAAGCACCCTTTGAACGGCTCAAAATCAAGTTGAAGAAGGAAATTGTCACCCTTGGTTTACCTGAAATTAACCCCGGTGAAAGAACGGGAATCTATGTTACTCCTCAAGATTGGAACCAAATAATTAGCGATCCAGAAGTAACAGTAATTGATACCCGTAATCACTACGAAGTTAATATCGGTACCTTTAAAGGGGCTATTAATCCAAATACAGAAGCATTCAGTGATTTCCCTGACTATGTACATCAACAATTAGATCCAGTAAAACATCGAAAAGTGGCAATGTTTTGTACAGGTGGGATTCGCTGTGAAAAAGCCTCCGCATATATGCTTTCACAGGGGTTTTCAGAAGTTTATCATCTTCAAGGTGGTATTTTAAAGTATTTAGAAGATGTCCCTCCCGCAGAAAGTATGTGGGAAGGAGAATGTTTCGTTTTTGACGAACGTGTTGCCGTTCAACATGATTTACAACGGGGAACATATGATACTTGTATCGGTTGTGGACACCCTGTTAATGAAGAAGATAAGCTATCTCCACATTACGAAGAGGGTATCTCTTGTCCCTATTGCTACAAAAACCTGACAGCAGATAAGCGTACAAGGCTAGAGAATAAAAAAAGACAAGCTTAG
- a CDS encoding phasin family protein → MDNNNWMQQVLMLGLGTTSMVAEKLKEAGDKIVKDGKLDPEQAKAVMDDMVQQVKSEQGNWEVNMQRQMRNMMQDLGVARQSEVDELRGRIDRLERQVRDLENKLWR, encoded by the coding sequence ATGGATAACAATAATTGGATGCAACAGGTTCTGATGCTGGGTTTGGGCACAACTTCGATGGTTGCTGAGAAATTAAAGGAAGCTGGAGATAAAATAGTCAAAGATGGGAAACTAGACCCAGAACAGGCTAAAGCTGTGATGGATGATATGGTACAGCAGGTAAAATCTGAGCAAGGCAATTGGGAAGTGAACATGCAGCGTCAGATGCGAAATATGATGCAGGATTTGGGTGTGGCTCGTCAATCGGAGGTTGATGAGTTACGTGGTAGGATTGATCGCTTAGAGCGGCAAGTACGCGATTTAGAAAATAAACTTTGGCGTTAA
- a CDS encoding PEP-CTERM sorting domain-containing protein, which yields MKHQFSLIPALVTGITCASIAVPAYAKAPNPQISSAICSTNNISLGSISATACEGPISGNDTGAQGTLLDKLNNNLFSSSIGTGVQWSLAGKSDDTNPFAITAGSNSTGTWGLGAPLSSNTFVVSLKSSNAYSAYLFKDYDFSQGLTGIFNTIGVALNGSGTAGKDLSHASLFVSNIAPPHASVPEPASLVALGLVATGIATVRRRRAI from the coding sequence ATGAAACACCAATTTTCTCTTATCCCAGCTTTAGTTACTGGAATCACTTGTGCTTCAATCGCTGTACCAGCATATGCTAAGGCACCTAACCCTCAAATTTCTTCAGCAATATGTAGCACTAATAATATTTCGCTTGGAAGTATTTCTGCGACAGCTTGTGAAGGACCAATCAGTGGTAATGACACTGGGGCACAAGGTACTTTGCTTGATAAATTAAATAATAATCTGTTTAGCAGTTCTATTGGTACTGGTGTGCAATGGAGTTTAGCTGGCAAGTCTGATGACACCAATCCTTTTGCAATTACAGCAGGCTCTAACAGCACTGGCACATGGGGTTTGGGAGCACCATTATCTAGTAATACATTTGTAGTTAGTCTCAAGTCAAGTAATGCTTACAGTGCTTACCTATTCAAAGATTATGACTTCTCTCAAGGTTTAACAGGAATATTCAATACAATCGGTGTTGCTTTAAATGGTAGTGGAACAGCAGGGAAGGATTTATCTCATGCCTCGTTATTCGTCTCTAATATAGCCCCTCCTCATGCTTCTGTTCCTGAACCTGCTTCTTTGGTGGCTCTTGGTTTAGTCGCAACTGGAATCGCAACTGTCCGTCGCCGTCGTGCCATCTAA
- a CDS encoding FKBP-type peptidyl-prolyl cis-trans isomerase — protein sequence MKAILVSVSVMLLCVVILVLAQIGGNKESALAESIASPTNQPSPASTVITENNTLLASKDMSDTNSITTPSGLKYVEIEEGTGETPQSGQTVTVHYTGTLENGSKFDSSRDRNEPFKFKIGAGQVIKGWDEGLSTMKVGGRRTLTIPPELGYGSRGIGPIPPNSTLIFDVELLGVS from the coding sequence TTGAAAGCAATTTTAGTCAGTGTCAGTGTGATGCTACTTTGCGTTGTCATTTTGGTGCTAGCGCAGATTGGTGGTAATAAAGAAAGTGCGTTAGCGGAGTCTATCGCATCTCCAACCAATCAACCTTCACCAGCATCCACAGTCATCACTGAAAATAATACGTTATTAGCGAGCAAAGATATGTCAGATACAAATTCTATTACCACCCCATCTGGATTAAAATACGTTGAAATCGAAGAAGGAACTGGTGAAACTCCCCAAAGCGGACAAACTGTGACAGTTCACTATACTGGAACTTTAGAAAACGGTAGTAAGTTTGATAGCTCACGCGATCGCAATGAGCCATTTAAGTTTAAAATTGGTGCCGGACAAGTAATTAAGGGTTGGGATGAAGGACTCAGTACCATGAAGGTAGGTGGTCGTCGCACACTAACTATTCCTCCTGAATTGGGTTATGGTTCTAGAGGAATTGGTCCTATTCCCCCAAATTCAACCCTAATTTTTGATGTGGAACTATTAGGAGTTAGTTAG
- a CDS encoding DUF2656 domain-containing protein encodes MTNFSQGRMLLSHNFNVSEDVLPSLSREEFTKVFIQGLANIAQCRLIDNPHWIVEVLFDPNKFSAAQIGESCAQALINERLSQVKDGQSLPNLLILGGIKTTPPTSASPDALQPGEWGVDVVETANGNEFLQAIGWDATVASKPPENVFKVERA; translated from the coding sequence GTGACTAACTTTTCTCAAGGACGAATGTTACTATCCCATAATTTTAATGTTTCTGAAGATGTGCTTCCGTCATTAAGTCGGGAAGAATTTACAAAGGTATTTATTCAAGGATTAGCAAATATTGCTCAGTGTCGATTAATTGATAATCCTCATTGGATTGTTGAGGTTTTGTTTGATCCTAATAAGTTTTCTGCGGCACAAATAGGTGAAAGTTGTGCTCAAGCTTTAATCAATGAGCGTTTAAGTCAAGTTAAAGATGGTCAATCTTTACCAAATTTATTGATATTAGGGGGAATTAAAACAACTCCCCCTACCAGTGCTTCACCAGATGCGCTACAACCTGGTGAGTGGGGTGTGGATGTGGTGGAAACAGCTAATGGGAATGAGTTTTTACAAGCAATTGGATGGGATGCAACTGTGGCTTCAAAGCCGCCGGAAAATGTGTTTAAAGTTGAAAGAGCCTAA
- a CDS encoding alpha/beta hydrolase: protein MVAPLLSIEKLNPNKNLPFPGYFVASTAPINIEDKQVDDIAESCDPKNFIKEISQYLQEHKGNAEILIVIHGYNTSRKGAKDWFESIYEYIAHHYGKSRSPGLLLIGYRWPSEQTSPASSEVQEEGGSFKEKLNSAKAALPVVWGRVSRVGTLGLVLGVIGSVVSAVGISLQFDNSGFFLTIFAALVILSLIAVSPILTIIIFRLGGYFRDSYRANNFGVSDLVELIRHIDYALVKGKPDGNTCGQEVYNDSDRIKLSFIGHSMGGFVVTDTVRILSDVFDPRSIGSLDITSTEKDPSPFIGNVFSLGRLVLVSPDIPAETIISGRANFLQSSLRRFQEAYLFSNEGDMALRLGSTTTNYFTYPSKTQDGGYRLGNVTLRNSREESNAFGEGIVTSESYGMTVRLPNEQLVSLKDGQEITRSGYPLDYLYIRKQIPLSKRQKDIALEPSQKPIGELFSFFDCTDYIEKYSDQNGQEKTAGLVSRALRKQALTFSDYTSLTIDYFTGKIDTHWGYFSDGKPGLKPEATFTKLAIYGLACVGFENFLLELQEEPVFSDYKESFAEIIKDLKSQRLDLSDNQRKKIALSQILSSICRDKGIQVLLSQERYALDILKTIA, encoded by the coding sequence ATGGTTGCCCCTCTACTATCTATTGAAAAACTGAACCCTAACAAAAATCTACCTTTCCCAGGATATTTTGTTGCCAGTACCGCCCCAATTAATATTGAAGATAAACAAGTTGATGACATTGCTGAATCTTGTGATCCGAAAAATTTCATTAAGGAAATCTCCCAATATTTACAAGAACATAAAGGCAATGCCGAAATTTTGATTGTCATTCATGGCTATAACACCAGTAGGAAAGGTGCCAAGGATTGGTTTGAAAGTATTTATGAATATATTGCTCATCACTATGGTAAAAGCCGTTCTCCAGGGTTATTATTAATTGGTTATCGTTGGCCCTCTGAACAAACTTCACCTGCATCATCGGAAGTACAGGAGGAAGGTGGTTCCTTTAAAGAGAAGCTGAATTCTGCAAAGGCAGCTTTACCTGTAGTTTGGGGCAGAGTGTCTCGTGTAGGAACTTTGGGCTTAGTTTTAGGTGTAATTGGTTCGGTGGTAAGCGCTGTAGGAATTAGCTTACAGTTTGATAATTCAGGATTCTTCTTAACTATTTTTGCGGCGCTAGTTATTCTGTCTTTAATAGCAGTTTCTCCAATATTGACAATTATTATATTTCGATTAGGAGGCTATTTTCGTGATAGTTATCGTGCGAATAATTTTGGTGTTTCAGATTTAGTTGAGTTAATTCGACATATTGATTATGCTTTAGTTAAAGGCAAGCCCGATGGAAATACCTGCGGGCAAGAGGTTTACAATGATAGCGATCGCATCAAGCTATCATTTATTGGACACAGTATGGGTGGGTTTGTAGTGACTGACACTGTACGAATTCTCTCTGATGTCTTCGATCCTAGATCTATTGGTTCATTAGATATTACGAGTACCGAAAAAGATCCATCACCTTTTATTGGTAATGTTTTTTCTTTGGGGCGTTTGGTGCTAGTGTCACCTGATATTCCCGCAGAGACCATTATCTCAGGACGAGCTAACTTTTTACAATCCTCTTTACGTCGGTTTCAAGAAGCATATCTATTTAGTAATGAAGGGGATATGGCACTAAGATTAGGTTCCACAACAACAAACTATTTTACCTATCCTAGTAAAACCCAAGATGGAGGATATCGATTAGGAAATGTCACACTCAGAAATTCAAGAGAGGAAAGTAACGCTTTTGGTGAAGGAATTGTCACATCAGAAAGTTATGGGATGACGGTACGACTTCCCAATGAACAACTTGTTAGTCTTAAAGATGGGCAAGAAATTACCCGCAGTGGCTATCCCCTGGATTATTTATATATCCGCAAGCAAATACCCCTATCTAAACGCCAGAAAGATATTGCCTTAGAACCTTCCCAAAAACCAATTGGTGAATTGTTTAGTTTTTTTGATTGCACTGACTATATTGAGAAATATTCGGATCAAAATGGACAAGAAAAAACCGCAGGGTTGGTAAGTCGCGCGCTGCGTAAACAGGCATTAACATTTAGTGATTACACCTCTTTAACTATCGATTATTTCACCGGTAAAATTGATACCCATTGGGGATACTTTAGTGATGGAAAACCAGGATTAAAACCAGAAGCAACTTTTACGAAATTGGCAATTTATGGATTAGCTTGCGTCGGATTTGAAAATTTTTTGTTAGAACTCCAAGAAGAGCCTGTTTTTAGCGATTACAAAGAATCTTTTGCCGAAATTATCAAAGATTTAAAATCTCAGCGTTTAGATCTGTCAGATAATCAGAGAAAGAAAATTGCACTTAGCCAAATTCTTTCTAGTATTTGTCGAGACAAAGGTATTCAAGTACTCTTGTCACAAGAACGTTACGCTTTAGATATCCTCAAAACTATCGCCTAA
- a CDS encoding class I SAM-dependent methyltransferase, with protein sequence MNNQHLGLDQNLYQYLLSASLREPQILTQLRDETAKHPMSIMQIAPEQGQFMSLLVQLIGAKKTLEVGVFTGYSSLVVALALPEDGKIVACDVSEEYTQIARKYWELAGVANKIELHIAPALETLDQLIADGEAETFDFAFIDADKSGYDNYYERCLQLVRPGGLIAIDNVLWSGRVGDPEVQDNRTNQIRALNTKIQQDQRVNLSLLPIADGLTLAMKVKN encoded by the coding sequence ATGAACAACCAGCACCTCGGACTCGATCAAAATCTTTATCAATACCTATTATCTGCATCATTGCGAGAGCCGCAAATCCTAACACAGTTACGGGATGAAACAGCAAAACATCCCATGAGTATTATGCAAATAGCACCAGAACAGGGGCAATTTATGTCACTTTTGGTGCAGTTAATCGGTGCAAAAAAAACATTAGAAGTTGGTGTATTTACTGGTTATAGCTCCTTGGTGGTGGCACTAGCGTTACCAGAAGATGGGAAAATCGTAGCCTGTGATGTGAGTGAAGAGTACACACAAATTGCCCGAAAGTATTGGGAATTAGCAGGAGTTGCCAATAAAATTGAATTACATATTGCCCCGGCTTTAGAAACTCTCGATCAACTAATTGCAGATGGAGAAGCAGAAACTTTTGATTTTGCTTTTATTGACGCAGATAAAAGTGGTTACGATAATTACTACGAACGTTGTTTACAACTTGTGCGTCCAGGTGGTTTAATTGCCATAGATAATGTTTTGTGGTCTGGTAGAGTAGGGGATCCGGAAGTACAGGATAATCGAACCAATCAAATTAGAGCTTTAAATACCAAAATACAGCAAGACCAGCGCGTTAATCTAAGTTTATTACCGATTGCTGACGGTTTGACCTTGGCGATGAAAGTTAAAAATTAG